A window of the Mus pahari chromosome 1, PAHARI_EIJ_v1.1, whole genome shotgun sequence genome harbors these coding sequences:
- the LOC110312986 gene encoding olfactory receptor 10K1-like: MGNHTTVTTFLLWGFSSFPELRDLLFVVILLSHVTILLANVSIMVAIKLNHSLHTPMYFFLFALSFSETCTTMVILPRLLVDLISKSKAISLPECATQMFFFFGLGGNNCFILSAMSYDRYTAIHNPLHYPILMTQKICLQLILASVVLGFSISLCIVIIIFHLSFCNSNIIQHFFCDIDPVVSLACNLTFYHKVILFALTAFVLVGSFIFIMVSYVFIVTVVMKMPSAKGRYKTFSTCSSHFTVVFIHYGFACFVYLRPKNSYSFRDDTLLAVTYTILTPLLNPIIYSLRNKGMQTALRKDIGNIISFFPKMVNKKAQKI, encoded by the coding sequence ATGGGAAACCACACCACAGTGACTACGTTTCTTCTGTGGGGTTTTTCCAGTTTCCCAGAACTGCGGGATCTACTCTTTGTTGTGATTCTCCTCTCCCATGTGACTATTCTTCTGGCAAATGTATCCATCATGGTGGCCATCAAGCTCAATCACAGCCttcacacccccatgtactttttcctctttGCCCTGTCCTTTTCAGAAACATGTACCACTATGGTGATCCTGCCCCGCCTGTTAGTGGACTTAATATCAAAAAGCAAGGCCATCTCTCTCCCTGAGTGTGCCACtcagatgtttttcttctttggcttGGGAGGCAATAACTGCTTCATCTTGTCTGCCATGTCCTATGACCGTTACACTGCCATCCACAACCCTCTGCATTATCCAATCCTGATGACCCAAAAGATCTGTCTTCAGCTCATCTTGGCTTCTGTTGTGCTTGGTTTCTCAATCTCTCTGTGTATTGTCATCATAATATTCCACTTGTCTTTTTGCAACTCCAATATCATTCAGCACTTTTTTTGTGATATTGATCCTGTGGTATCCCTTGCCTGTAATTTAACCTTCTATCATAAAGTGATTCTTtttgcactcactgcctttgtgTTGGTAGGCAGCTTTATTTTCATCATGGTTTCTTATGTCTTCATTGTGACAGTAGTTATGAAGATGCCCTCTGCCAAGGGAAGGTATAAGACCTTTTCAACTTGCTCCTCCCATTTCACAGTGGTGTTCATACATTATGGATTTGCTTGCTTTGTCTATCTGAGACCCAAGAACAGCTACTCTTTCAGAGATGACACACTGTTGGCAGTGACATACACCATTCTGACACCTCTGCTCAACCCCATCATTTACAGTCTAAGGAACAAAGGCATGCAGACTGCCTTGAGGAAAGATATAGGCAATATAATCAGTTTTTTTCCCAAAATGGTAAATAAAAAAGCCCAGAAGATTTGA
- the LOC110324313 gene encoding olfactory receptor 510 has product MAFLQAGNHTAVTEFILLGLTDDPVLKVILFIIFLCIYLVTVSGNLSTILLIRVSSQLHHPMYFFLSHLASVDIAISSSVTPNMVVNFLVERSSISYTGCGIQLGSAVFFGAIECFLLAAMAYDRFMAICNPLLYSAKMSKKLCIQLLLGSYIGGLIHASFFTLSFVSFLFCGSNRINHFFCDFTPLVELSCSDNGVLIILDSFSTGSIIVITVFVIAISYAYILITILKMRSTEGRHKAFSTCTSHLTVVTLLYGTVTFIYVMPNSSYSTDQNKVISVFYMVVIPMLNPIIYSLRNNEIKGALKKQLSEKNIF; this is encoded by the coding sequence ATGGCTTTCCTGCAGGCTGGGAATCACACTGCAGTGACAGAGTTCATTTTATTGGGCTTAACTGATGACCCAGTCCTTAAAGTCATCCTCTTCATCATTTTCCTGTGCATCTACCTGGTGACTGTGTCTGGGAACCTCAGCACCATCCTTCTCATCAGAgtctcttcccagctccatcaCCCTATGTACTTTTTTCTGAGCCACTTGGCTTCCGTTGACATAGCCATCTCTTCTTCTGTCACACCAAATATGGTTGTCAACTTCCTGGTGGAGAGGAGCAGTATATCCTACACTGGGTGTGGCATCCAGCTTGGCTCAGCTGTTTTCTTTGGTGCTATTGAATGTTTCCTTCTGGCTGCCATGGCTTATGATCGTTTCATGGCAATCTGCAACCCACTGCTTTACTCAGCCAAAATGTCCAAAAAACTGTGTATCCAATTGCTTTTAGGGTCTTATATTGGTGGCCTTATTCATGCTTCTTTCTTTacactttcctttgtttcttttcttttctgtggatCAAATAGAATCAATCACTTTTTCTGTGATTTTACCCCTCTAGTTGAACTCTCCTGTTCTGATAATGGTGTCCTCATAATTCTTGATTCATTTTCTACTGGCTCTATTATTGTAATCACAGTGTTTGTCATTGCTATTTCCTATGCCTACATCCTCATCACCATCCTGAAGATGCGCTCTACTGAGGGTCGGCACAAGGCTTTCTCTACCTgcacctcccacctcactgtaGTCACTCTGTTATATGGGACagtcacatttatttatgtgatgCCCAACTCCAGCTACTCCACAGACCAGAACAAGGTGATATCTGTGTTCTACATGGTGGTAATCCCCATGTTGAACCCCATCATCTACAGCCTCAGGAATAATGAAATTAAGGGTGCTCTGAAGAAACAGCTTagtgaaaagaatattttctaa